The Candidatus Peregrinibacteria bacterium genome segment AAGGCAAAGGAAAGCTGGAATCTTTAAATCCTCAATCTCGTGCACGAAAAAGGAAACGAAAACGATTGTGGCCTCTTCATGTTCTTGGAGAAATTCAAAAATTGAGAGAAGAACACCCAAATCTTGGAAAAGACAAAATATTCCCTCTTCTCCAAGAATTCTGTATTCGGAAGGGGCTTCAATGTCCATCATCAAGTACGATCGGTCGTTTAATCGCAGACATGGGAGGATTGAGAACATTTCCTCAAAAGATTTCCCATTTTGGAAAGATCAAAAAGAAAAATCGTCAAAAAGTCTTAAGGAAGCCAAAAGATTTTAAGGCAGTCTATCCTGGACATCTTGTTGGACTAGATACCATTGAGCGAATAATTGATGGATGTCGTCGTTATGTGATTACTTTTGAAGACATTTTTTCACGATTTGCCTTTGCTTGGGCGACGAGTTCACATGCTTCTCGAGCCGCGGAAGAATTCTTTGGAATGTGCCGAATAGTTTTTCCTTGCCCCATTACTTTTGTACTCACAGACAATGGATCTGAATTCAAAAAAGAATTTTCAAAAAAACTAAAAGAGCTTCATCTCCTTCATTATCACACGTATCCCAAAACTCCCAAGATGAATGCTCATGTGGAACGTTTTAACAGGACAATACAAGAAGAATTCATCAATTATCATTCCCATCTCCTTCTTGATCCTAACTCATTTAATCCGAAGCTCATTGAATGGCTCATTTGGTACAACACCAAACGTCCTCACTTCGCCTTCAAAAACCATCGTTCTCCTCTTCAGTTTTTGGTATCATCCTCTCGCCCTCAGGAGTGCAATTTTAGGTGGACTCATACATTATCTTGAATTTTCAAGTGGAATTTTGTATGATAGCTAAGCCTAGATGAGTACACAGGAACCTTTCCTGTTTTGCTTGGGTCTCAGCAATTAAGGCTACTTCGCAAGAAGTGCCTTTTTTGTAATATTATTTTTGCCGCTATCCTATAAAAAGCCCTGGTGATATGGGGAGGGTACTGGTGTACTCGTCTGGGACTGAGACCCAAGCGAGCGGGTTCGATTCCCGTCCTCTCCACCAGGGCGAATAGAGTTTCTCCGTTTTGTCATCTCGGACTTGCCCGCCCTGAGCGGAGCCGAATGGGACCCAGGATCTCAATTTTCTG includes the following:
- a CDS encoding transposase; the protein is MEFFPRTHCKYTGIKGFISVANLAFKDQYMITEEANFRVKVLEFWKKYGLEATMDAYHLKRRTLFLWKKKLREGKGKLESLNPQSRARKRKRKRLWPLHVLGEIQKLREEHPNLGKDKIFPLLQEFCIRKGLQCPSSSTIGRLIADMGGLRTFPQKISHFGKIKKKNRQKVLRKPKDFKAVYPGHLVGLDTIERIIDGCRRYVITFEDIFSRFAFAWATSSHASRAAEEFFGMCRIVFPCPITFVLTDNGSEFKKEFSKKLKELHLLHYHTYPKTPKMNAHVERFNRTIQEEFINYHSHLLLDPNSFNPKLIEWLIWYNTKRPHFAFKNHRSPLQFLVSSSRPQECNFRWTHTLS